A region from the Onychostoma macrolepis isolate SWU-2019 chromosome 18, ASM1243209v1, whole genome shotgun sequence genome encodes:
- the lysmd4 gene encoding lysM and putative peptidoglycan-binding domain-containing protein 4 isoform X1: protein MDKLDSPTADIGLVAVMRRGDPIPRAFQAPVDVHASADGQVYMFRHRQEEPDVSSEDEELNVMELRPRSRDSSSQERERVGEMLLLERDISHEDNLNKLALQYGCKVADIKRVNNLFQEQDMYALKSIKIPIKKHGLLTEANSELRNPQQRPSNDVASSDSAEANVSGRPQVQEYTNYLKEVDSDIERLIQSTDPSEEVFSNSSKVSKRWGWRSQRLRSYGADWGIQWWNAVIAMLLIGIVLPIFYVVYFKTQDNGESVVNNRMNNITVPTSNSTG, encoded by the exons ATATTGGTCTAGTCGCAGTGATGAGGCGAGGAGATCCTATCCCTCGAGCCTTTCAGGCTCCAGTGGATGTACATGCCAGTGCGGATGGCCAAGTATACATGTTCAGACACAGACAAGAAGAACCAGACGTGTCATCTGAGGATGAGGAACTCAATGTCATGGAGCTCCGGCCGCGAAGCAGAGACTCATCCTCacaggagagagaaagagtgggAGAAATGCTCTTGTTGGAACGGGACATCTCACATGAGGACAATCTCAACAAACTGGCTCTTCAATATGGATGCAAG GTGGCTGACATAAAAAGGGTGAACAACCTTTTTCAAGAGCAGGACATGTATGCACTGAAGTCCATCAAAATTCCTATAAAGAAGCATGGCTTGCTAACCGAGGCCAACTCTGAGCTCAGGAACCCCCAGCAAAGACCATCCAATGATGTAGCATCGTCAGACAGTGCTGAAGCAAACGTCTCAGGAAGACCTCAGGTGCAGGAGTACACCAATTACCTAAAAGAGGTGGACAGTGACATTGAGCGTCTGATTCAAAGCACAGACCCCTCAGAAGAGGTATTTTCCAACAGTTCTAAGGTATCCAAACGATGGGGGTGGAGAAGCCAGCGTTTGCGCAGCTATGGTGCAGACTGGGGGATCCAGTGGTGGAACGCTGTAATTGCCATGTTGCTCATTGGCATTGTCCTGCCAATATTCTATGTGGTATATTTTAAAACTCAAGATAATGGTGAATCAGTAGTGAACAATAGAATGAACAACATCACTGTGCCTACCTCAAACAGTACAGGGTGA
- the lysmd4 gene encoding lysM and putative peptidoglycan-binding domain-containing protein 4 isoform X2 — protein MRRGDPIPRAFQAPVDVHASADGQVYMFRHRQEEPDVSSEDEELNVMELRPRSRDSSSQERERVGEMLLLERDISHEDNLNKLALQYGCKVADIKRVNNLFQEQDMYALKSIKIPIKKHGLLTEANSELRNPQQRPSNDVASSDSAEANVSGRPQVQEYTNYLKEVDSDIERLIQSTDPSEEVFSNSSKVSKRWGWRSQRLRSYGADWGIQWWNAVIAMLLIGIVLPIFYVVYFKTQDNGESVVNNRMNNITVPTSNSTG, from the exons ATGAGGCGAGGAGATCCTATCCCTCGAGCCTTTCAGGCTCCAGTGGATGTACATGCCAGTGCGGATGGCCAAGTATACATGTTCAGACACAGACAAGAAGAACCAGACGTGTCATCTGAGGATGAGGAACTCAATGTCATGGAGCTCCGGCCGCGAAGCAGAGACTCATCCTCacaggagagagaaagagtgggAGAAATGCTCTTGTTGGAACGGGACATCTCACATGAGGACAATCTCAACAAACTGGCTCTTCAATATGGATGCAAG GTGGCTGACATAAAAAGGGTGAACAACCTTTTTCAAGAGCAGGACATGTATGCACTGAAGTCCATCAAAATTCCTATAAAGAAGCATGGCTTGCTAACCGAGGCCAACTCTGAGCTCAGGAACCCCCAGCAAAGACCATCCAATGATGTAGCATCGTCAGACAGTGCTGAAGCAAACGTCTCAGGAAGACCTCAGGTGCAGGAGTACACCAATTACCTAAAAGAGGTGGACAGTGACATTGAGCGTCTGATTCAAAGCACAGACCCCTCAGAAGAGGTATTTTCCAACAGTTCTAAGGTATCCAAACGATGGGGGTGGAGAAGCCAGCGTTTGCGCAGCTATGGTGCAGACTGGGGGATCCAGTGGTGGAACGCTGTAATTGCCATGTTGCTCATTGGCATTGTCCTGCCAATATTCTATGTGGTATATTTTAAAACTCAAGATAATGGTGAATCAGTAGTGAACAATAGAATGAACAACATCACTGTGCCTACCTCAAACAGTACAGGGTGA